A region from the Acipenser ruthenus chromosome 13, fAciRut3.2 maternal haplotype, whole genome shotgun sequence genome encodes:
- the sparcl2 gene encoding SPARC: MKMLVSLHLCLLLVFLQARSSTASKGRRNQKLEEDRLRPYIGRVEPEELCKLLKCYKPVGSWCQVVEEDGVRVPKCVCPKSCPRQVAPVCSVLGKTYGNQCLLHKEACRKRRRTGLAHQGHCIVPEAVCSEGEYGQFPFRLLDWFLLLSRMGDPGSNNTSSIPSTPLPQSCLSREQRRRLAEWRFGVLDRNKDGKLGRRDLKKLRYKHMPLEHCAQRFFQSCDADSNKKVTLREWTGCLVDRSEIWFQQFMSMKIGSSKLCLQMENNH; this comes from the exons ATGAAGATGCTGGTCTCTCTGCATCTGTGTCTCCTGCTGGTGTTTTTGCAGGCTAGGAGCTCCACA GCTTCCAAAGGACGAAGGAACCAGAAGCTTGAAGAGGACAGGCTGAGACCCTACATCGGTCGTGTTGAACCAG AGGAGCTGTGTAAGTTACTCAAGTGCTACAAGCCCGTTGGGTCGTGGTGTCAGGTTGTGGAAGAGGACGGGGTCCGGGTTCCCAAGTGTGTCTGCCCCAAATCCTGCCCCAG ACAGGTGGCGCCAGTGTGCAGTGTCCTGGGAAAGACTTATGGGAACCAGTGCCTGTTGCACAAGGAGGCGTGCAGGAAACGACGCAGGACTGGCCTGGCTCACCAGGGGCACTGTATCG TGCCTGAGGCTGTGTGCTCGGAAGGGGAATACGGGCAGTTTCCCTTCCGCCTGCTGGACTGGTTCCTGCTCCTGAGCCGCATGGGGGACCCGGGTTCAAACAACACCAGCAGCATTCCCAGCACCCCCCTGCCACAGAGCTGCCTGAGCAGAGAGCAGCGCAGGAGACTGGCTGAG TGGCGGTTTGGTGTCCTAGACCGGAACAAGGATGGTAAACTGGGCCGGAGAGACCTGAAGAAGCTTCGCTACAAACACATGCCGCTGGAGCACTGTGCACAGAGATTCTTCCA GTCCTGTGATGCAGACAGCAATAAGAAGGTGACTCTAAGGGAGTGGACAGGCTGCCTGGTGGATCGCTCTGAGATCTGGTTCCAGCAGTTCATGT CTATGAAGATAGGATCCAGTAAGCTGTGCCTCCAGATGGAGAATAACCACTGA